In a single window of the Bufo bufo chromosome 5, aBufBuf1.1, whole genome shotgun sequence genome:
- the LOC121000948 gene encoding oocyte zinc finger protein XlCOF6.1-like isoform X3 encodes MNGAEDENTLYIQQCGVILDCHDDVDDISQSVPGEESEESFFDSEKKNCSPHSGSAKAGPSGKGTSKLSNIIAHLQSLASERESSRRETGVEENDAFQMAESSYGYDTQDIPFEDHAEHLASPRGRSHSSDQRLKAFKAIKILQDTDSKDKKYICVECGKTSRYKSAYLRHKRTHTGEKPFSCTDCGKCFRRSSQLVTHQRIHTGEKPYTCLRCGKSFSCNSTLVTHQRTHTGEKPYICIECGKGFIHSSDYNRHHRVHRGEKRYTCKECGKSFSQSSYLVIHQRIHTGEKPFVCNDCGKCFSRNSSLVTHQRVHTGERPYTCAECGKSFRQSSHLLIHQRTHTPDSHLALRAMM; translated from the coding sequence ATGAATGGAGCTGAAGACGAGAACACGTTGTACATCCAGCAGTGCGGCGTGATCTTAGACTGTCACGACGACGTTGACGACATTTCTCAGTCGGTTCCAGGTGAAGAGAGCGAGGAAAGCTTCTTTGATTCTGAGAAGAAGAATTGCTCACCTCACAGCGGCTCAGCCAAAGCGGGCCCCAGCGGCAAAGGGACGAGCAAGCTGTCTAACATCATAGCCCATCTACAGAGCTTGGCCAGCGAGCGGGAGTCGTCCCGCAGGGAGACTGGGGTGGAGGAGAACGACGCTTTTCAGATGGCTGAAAGCTCTTATGGTTATGACACACAGGATATTCCCTTTGAAGATCACGCCGAGCACTTGGCCTCCCCCAGGGGGCGCTCACACTCCTCAGATCAACGCCTAAAAGCTTTTAAAgccattaaaatcctgcaggacaCTGACTCGAAGGACAAAAAGTATATTTGTGTGGAGTGTGGTAAGACTAGCCGTTACAAGTCTGCCTATCTACGGCACAAGAGGACGCACACTGGCGAGAAACCCTTCAGTTGTACCGATTGTGGTAAGTGTTTCCGGAGGAGTTCTCAGCTGGTAACTCACCAGCGAATCCATACCGGTGAGAAGCCCTACACCTGCCTGCGCTGCGGGAAGAGCTTCAGCTGTAACTCCACCCTGGTGACCCACCAGAGGACCCACACGGGCGAGAAGCCTTATATCTGCATTGAGTGCGGTAAGGGCTTCATCCACAGTTCTGACTACAACCGTCACCACCGCGTCCATCGTGGAGAGAAGCGCTACACCTGTAAGGAGTGTGGGAAgagcttcagccagagctcctacCTGGTCATCCACCAGCGCATCCACACCGGAGAGAAACCATTTGTGTGTAATGATTGTGGAAAGTGTTTCAGCCGCAACTCTTCACTGGTGACGCATCAGAGGGTGCACACCGGCGAGCGGCCATACACCTGCGCAGAATGTGGAAAGAGCTTCCGCCAAAGTTCCCACCTCCTCATCCACCAGAGGACACATACTCCAGACAGTCACCTGGCGCTTCGTGCCATGATGTGA
- the LOC121000948 gene encoding oocyte zinc finger protein XlCOF6.1-like isoform X2: MNAFGPMNGAEDENTLYIQQCGVILDCHDDVDDISQSVPGEESEESFFDSEKKNCSPHSGSAKAGPSGKGTSKLSNIIAHLQSLASERESSRRETGVEENDAFQMAESSYGYDTQDIPFEDHAEHLASPRGRSHSSDQRLKAFKAIKILQDTDSKDKKYICVECGKTSRYKSAYLRHKRTHTGEKPFSCTDCGKCFRRSSQLVTHQRIHTGEKPYTCLRCGKSFSCNSTLVTHQRTHTGEKPYICIECGKGFIHSSDYNRHHRVHRGEKRYTCKECGKSFSQSSYLVIHQRIHTGEKPFVCNDCGKCFSRNSSLVTHQRVHTGERPYTCAECGKSFRQSSHLLIHQRTHTPDSHLALRAMM; encoded by the exons ATGA ACGCGTTTGGACCGATGAATGGAGCTGAAGACGAGAACACGTTGTACATCCAGCAGTGCGGCGTGATCTTAGACTGTCACGACGACGTTGACGACATTTCTCAGTCGGTTCCAGGTGAAGAGAGCGAGGAAAGCTTCTTTGATTCTGAGAAGAAGAATTGCTCACCTCACAGCGGCTCAGCCAAAGCGGGCCCCAGCGGCAAAGGGACGAGCAAGCTGTCTAACATCATAGCCCATCTACAGAGCTTGGCCAGCGAGCGGGAGTCGTCCCGCAGGGAGACTGGGGTGGAGGAGAACGACGCTTTTCAGATGGCTGAAAGCTCTTATGGTTATGACACACAGGATATTCCCTTTGAAGATCACGCCGAGCACTTGGCCTCCCCCAGGGGGCGCTCACACTCCTCAGATCAACGCCTAAAAGCTTTTAAAgccattaaaatcctgcaggacaCTGACTCGAAGGACAAAAAGTATATTTGTGTGGAGTGTGGTAAGACTAGCCGTTACAAGTCTGCCTATCTACGGCACAAGAGGACGCACACTGGCGAGAAACCCTTCAGTTGTACCGATTGTGGTAAGTGTTTCCGGAGGAGTTCTCAGCTGGTAACTCACCAGCGAATCCATACCGGTGAGAAGCCCTACACCTGCCTGCGCTGCGGGAAGAGCTTCAGCTGTAACTCCACCCTGGTGACCCACCAGAGGACCCACACGGGCGAGAAGCCTTATATCTGCATTGAGTGCGGTAAGGGCTTCATCCACAGTTCTGACTACAACCGTCACCACCGCGTCCATCGTGGAGAGAAGCGCTACACCTGTAAGGAGTGTGGGAAgagcttcagccagagctcctacCTGGTCATCCACCAGCGCATCCACACCGGAGAGAAACCATTTGTGTGTAATGATTGTGGAAAGTGTTTCAGCCGCAACTCTTCACTGGTGACGCATCAGAGGGTGCACACCGGCGAGCGGCCATACACCTGCGCAGAATGTGGAAAGAGCTTCCGCCAAAGTTCCCACCTCCTCATCCACCAGAGGACACATACTCCAGACAGTCACCTGGCGCTTCGTGCCATGATGTGA
- the LOC121000948 gene encoding oocyte zinc finger protein XlCOF6.1-like isoform X1, whose translation MSERREAAHMWDPPGSDDDDCPIPYTDAFGPMNGAEDENTLYIQQCGVILDCHDDVDDISQSVPGEESEESFFDSEKKNCSPHSGSAKAGPSGKGTSKLSNIIAHLQSLASERESSRRETGVEENDAFQMAESSYGYDTQDIPFEDHAEHLASPRGRSHSSDQRLKAFKAIKILQDTDSKDKKYICVECGKTSRYKSAYLRHKRTHTGEKPFSCTDCGKCFRRSSQLVTHQRIHTGEKPYTCLRCGKSFSCNSTLVTHQRTHTGEKPYICIECGKGFIHSSDYNRHHRVHRGEKRYTCKECGKSFSQSSYLVIHQRIHTGEKPFVCNDCGKCFSRNSSLVTHQRVHTGERPYTCAECGKSFRQSSHLLIHQRTHTPDSHLALRAMM comes from the exons ATGAGCGAGCGGAGAGAAGCCGCACACATGTGGGACCCTCCCGGCTCAGACGACGATGACTGCCCTATACCTTACACAG ACGCGTTTGGACCGATGAATGGAGCTGAAGACGAGAACACGTTGTACATCCAGCAGTGCGGCGTGATCTTAGACTGTCACGACGACGTTGACGACATTTCTCAGTCGGTTCCAGGTGAAGAGAGCGAGGAAAGCTTCTTTGATTCTGAGAAGAAGAATTGCTCACCTCACAGCGGCTCAGCCAAAGCGGGCCCCAGCGGCAAAGGGACGAGCAAGCTGTCTAACATCATAGCCCATCTACAGAGCTTGGCCAGCGAGCGGGAGTCGTCCCGCAGGGAGACTGGGGTGGAGGAGAACGACGCTTTTCAGATGGCTGAAAGCTCTTATGGTTATGACACACAGGATATTCCCTTTGAAGATCACGCCGAGCACTTGGCCTCCCCCAGGGGGCGCTCACACTCCTCAGATCAACGCCTAAAAGCTTTTAAAgccattaaaatcctgcaggacaCTGACTCGAAGGACAAAAAGTATATTTGTGTGGAGTGTGGTAAGACTAGCCGTTACAAGTCTGCCTATCTACGGCACAAGAGGACGCACACTGGCGAGAAACCCTTCAGTTGTACCGATTGTGGTAAGTGTTTCCGGAGGAGTTCTCAGCTGGTAACTCACCAGCGAATCCATACCGGTGAGAAGCCCTACACCTGCCTGCGCTGCGGGAAGAGCTTCAGCTGTAACTCCACCCTGGTGACCCACCAGAGGACCCACACGGGCGAGAAGCCTTATATCTGCATTGAGTGCGGTAAGGGCTTCATCCACAGTTCTGACTACAACCGTCACCACCGCGTCCATCGTGGAGAGAAGCGCTACACCTGTAAGGAGTGTGGGAAgagcttcagccagagctcctacCTGGTCATCCACCAGCGCATCCACACCGGAGAGAAACCATTTGTGTGTAATGATTGTGGAAAGTGTTTCAGCCGCAACTCTTCACTGGTGACGCATCAGAGGGTGCACACCGGCGAGCGGCCATACACCTGCGCAGAATGTGGAAAGAGCTTCCGCCAAAGTTCCCACCTCCTCATCCACCAGAGGACACATACTCCAGACAGTCACCTGGCGCTTCGTGCCATGATGTGA